GGCATGACCTGCTCGGCGCCGTAATAGGTGAGCGTGAGCATCGCGCCGCCGTCGCCCATCAGCTTCTCGGCGCGCTTGGCGACCGCGGTGAAGCTGTAGCAGGAGATGTCCATCGTGTTGAGGAAGTTCTCGCGGCTAGTGTCGATGTAGCGGCCCCGAAGCTCGTTCTTGTCGGAGAAACCGATGGCGTGGACGAGAAAGTCGATCTTGCCCCAGACGCGCTCGATCTCGGCGAAGGCCGCGTCGATGGAGGCGGGATCGGAGACGTTGCAATCGAACAGGTGCTCGGCCCCGAGCGAGGCGGCAAGCGGTTCGACACGTTTCTTGAACGCGTCGCCCATGTAGGTGAAGGCCAGCTCCGCGCCCGCGTCGGCGCAGGCGCGCGCGATGCCCCAGGCGATGGACTTGTCATTGGCGAGCCCCATGATGACGCCGCGCTTGCCCGCCATGAGTTGATTTGACATGTCCTGTCCCCGGCCCATTTCTCGTTCGTCGTTTTTCCCGTTTAGGCCAATGCCCCAGAGGCAT
This window of the Roseovarius sp. SCSIO 43702 genome carries:
- the fabI gene encoding enoyl-ACP reductase FabI, with protein sequence MSNQLMAGKRGVIMGLANDKSIAWGIARACADAGAELAFTYMGDAFKKRVEPLAASLGAEHLFDCNVSDPASIDAAFAEIERVWGKIDFLVHAIGFSDKNELRGRYIDTSRENFLNTMDISCYSFTAVAKRAEKLMGDGGAMLTLTYYGAEQVMPHYNVMGIAKAALEASVKYLAEDLGRDGIRVNAISAGPIKTLAASGIGDFRYILKWNELNSPLRRNVTIDDVGKAALFLLSDLGSGTTGENLHVDAGYHIVGMKAVDAPDIDATEG